The following proteins are encoded in a genomic region of Micrococcaceae bacterium Sec5.8:
- the uvrA gene encoding excinuclease ABC subunit UvrA: MSRLVVKGAREHNLRNVDLDLPRDSMIVFTGLSGSGKSSLAFDTIFAEGQRRYVESLSAYARQFLGQVDKPDVDFIEGLSPAVSIDQKSTSKNPRSTVGTITEIYDYMRLLWARVGRPHCPICGEPVAKQTPQQIVDQLLELPEGTRFQVLAPVVRGRKGEFVELFKELTAKGYSRARVDDKLIQLSDPPKLGKQFKHTIEVVVDRLVVKDGISQRLTDSVETALGLAEGRILAEFVDLDADDPERIRAFSEHLACPNEHPLAIDEIEPRSFSFNNPFGACAACSGIGTKLEVDEELIIPNGELSLAEGAIAPWSLGTATTEYWNRLLGGLAKELGFSMKTPWDELSRDVRQTVLHGKDHKVVVQYRNRFGRERKYSTGFEGVIQYVHRKHVETDSDKARDRYEEYMRQIPCPACNGARLNPASLSVLINGKSIAEVAALPMRECAHFLDNLVLTGREAQIANQVLKEIQARLTFLLDVGLEYLNLERPSGTLSGGEAQRIRLATQIGSGLVGVLYVLDEPSIGLHQRDNRRLIETLTRLRDLGNTLIVVEHDEDTIQEADWVVDIGPGAGEHGGMVVHSGSYKDLLENTESLTGDYLSGRKRIEVPKKRRKYDKKREIKVVGAKEHNLLNVDAAFPLGLFTAVTGVSGSGKSTLVNEILYKVLANKLNGAKQVAGRHKSIQGLEHLDKVVHVDQSPIGRTPRSNPATYTGVFDNIRKLFADTTEAKVRGYLPGRFSFNVKGGRCEACSGDGTLKIEMNFLPDVYVPCEVCHGARYNRETLEVHYKGKTIADVLNMPIEEGAEFFAAFSPIARHLRTLVDVGLGYVRLGQPATTLSGGEAQRVKLAAELQKRSNGRSIYVLDEPTTGLHFEDIRKLLLVLQGLVDKGNTVITIEHNLDVIKSADWIVDLGPDGGSGGGRIIASGTPEQVAKSTESYTAAFLADILA; the protein is encoded by the coding sequence ATGTCCCGGCTGGTGGTCAAGGGCGCGCGCGAGCACAACCTGCGCAACGTCGACCTGGACCTGCCCCGGGACTCCATGATTGTCTTCACCGGACTCTCCGGTTCCGGCAAATCCTCCCTTGCGTTCGACACCATCTTCGCCGAGGGCCAGCGGCGCTACGTTGAGTCGCTCTCCGCCTACGCCCGGCAGTTTCTGGGCCAGGTGGACAAGCCCGACGTCGACTTCATCGAGGGGCTGTCTCCCGCGGTGTCCATCGACCAGAAGTCCACCAGCAAGAACCCCCGCTCCACGGTCGGCACCATCACCGAAATCTATGACTACATGCGGCTCCTGTGGGCCCGGGTGGGCCGTCCGCACTGCCCCATTTGCGGGGAGCCGGTCGCGAAGCAGACCCCGCAGCAGATTGTCGACCAGCTGCTGGAACTGCCGGAGGGTACCCGTTTCCAGGTCCTGGCCCCCGTGGTCCGTGGCCGCAAGGGCGAGTTTGTCGAACTGTTCAAGGAACTCACAGCCAAGGGCTACTCGAGGGCCCGGGTGGATGACAAACTGATCCAGCTCAGCGATCCGCCCAAGCTGGGCAAGCAGTTCAAACACACCATTGAGGTGGTGGTGGACCGCCTGGTGGTCAAAGACGGCATCAGCCAGCGCCTCACCGACTCCGTTGAGACTGCCCTCGGCCTGGCCGAGGGCCGGATCCTCGCCGAGTTCGTCGACCTCGACGCCGACGATCCGGAACGGATCAGGGCCTTCTCGGAGCACCTCGCCTGCCCCAACGAGCATCCGCTCGCCATCGATGAGATCGAACCCCGCTCCTTTTCCTTCAACAATCCCTTCGGTGCCTGCGCCGCCTGCAGCGGTATCGGCACCAAACTGGAAGTTGATGAGGAACTCATCATTCCCAACGGTGAACTCTCCCTCGCTGAGGGCGCCATCGCCCCGTGGTCCCTGGGTACAGCCACCACCGAGTACTGGAACCGTCTGCTCGGGGGACTCGCGAAGGAACTCGGTTTCTCGATGAAGACCCCGTGGGACGAGCTCTCCCGGGACGTACGCCAGACCGTCCTGCACGGCAAGGACCACAAGGTGGTGGTCCAGTACCGCAACCGGTTCGGCCGGGAACGCAAGTACAGCACCGGCTTTGAGGGCGTGATTCAATACGTTCACCGCAAGCACGTCGAGACGGACTCGGACAAGGCCCGGGACCGCTACGAGGAATATATGCGGCAGATCCCGTGCCCTGCCTGCAACGGCGCCCGCCTGAACCCGGCGTCGCTGTCCGTGCTGATCAACGGCAAGTCCATCGCCGAGGTCGCGGCGCTGCCGATGCGCGAATGCGCCCACTTCCTGGACAACCTGGTGCTCACCGGCAGGGAAGCCCAGATCGCCAACCAGGTCCTGAAGGAGATCCAGGCCCGGCTGACCTTCCTGCTGGACGTCGGCCTGGAGTACCTGAACCTGGAACGGCCCTCCGGAACGCTCTCCGGCGGCGAAGCCCAGCGCATCCGGCTGGCCACGCAGATCGGATCCGGACTCGTGGGGGTGCTCTACGTCCTGGACGAGCCCTCGATTGGCCTGCACCAGCGGGACAACCGGCGCCTGATCGAAACCCTCACCCGGCTGCGCGACCTCGGCAATACCCTGATCGTCGTCGAGCACGACGAAGACACCATCCAGGAAGCCGACTGGGTCGTGGACATCGGACCGGGCGCCGGCGAACACGGCGGCATGGTGGTGCACTCCGGTTCCTACAAAGACCTGCTGGAAAACACGGAATCGCTCACCGGTGACTACCTGTCCGGCCGGAAGCGGATCGAAGTACCGAAGAAGCGGCGGAAGTACGACAAGAAGCGTGAAATCAAGGTGGTCGGCGCGAAGGAACACAACCTCCTGAATGTGGATGCCGCTTTCCCGCTCGGCCTGTTCACCGCGGTCACGGGCGTCTCCGGCTCCGGTAAGTCCACGCTGGTCAACGAAATCCTCTACAAGGTGCTGGCCAACAAGCTCAACGGCGCCAAGCAGGTGGCAGGCCGGCACAAGTCCATTCAGGGTTTGGAACACCTCGACAAGGTGGTCCACGTCGACCAGAGCCCCATCGGCCGGACCCCGCGGTCCAACCCGGCCACGTACACGGGTGTATTCGACAACATCCGCAAGCTCTTCGCCGACACCACCGAAGCCAAGGTCCGTGGTTACCTGCCGGGCCGATTCTCTTTCAACGTCAAGGGCGGCCGCTGCGAGGCCTGCTCGGGCGACGGCACGCTGAAGATCGAAATGAACTTCCTTCCGGATGTCTATGTGCCCTGCGAGGTGTGCCACGGCGCCCGGTACAACCGCGAAACCCTGGAAGTGCATTACAAGGGCAAGACGATCGCCGACGTGCTGAACATGCCCATCGAGGAAGGTGCCGAATTCTTCGCGGCGTTCTCGCCCATTGCCCGGCACTTGCGCACCCTCGTCGACGTCGGACTCGGCTATGTACGCCTGGGCCAGCCGGCGACGACGCTCTCCGGCGGCGAGGCCCAGCGCGTCAAGCTCGCGGCCGAACTCCAGAAGCGCTCCAACGGCCGCAGTATTTACGTGCTGGACGAACCCACCACCGGACTCCACTTCGAAGACATCCGGAAACTGCTCCTGGTCCTTCAAGGCCTTGTGGACAAGGGCAACACCGTCATCACGATCGAGCACAACCTGGACGTCATCAAAAGTGCCGACTGGATTGTGGATCTCGGCCCGGACGGCGGATCGGGTGGCGGTCGCATCATCGCCTCGGGAACGCCGGAGCAGGTGGCTAAGTCCACCGAAAGCTACACGGCAGCGTTCCTGGCGGACATCCTCGCCTGA
- a CDS encoding lysophospholipid acyltransferase family protein, whose amino-acid sequence MAMFDAIRWTTRGLVSSTCRPTVIGLDNVPKEGPFIVAPNHLSFLDSVIVQALMPRPVAFFAKAEYFTTGGVKGKVMKSFFEAVGSIPVERGEQAASVQALKTLLDILNSGKGVGIYPEGTRSRDGILYRGRTGVGWLALTTGAPVIPVGLIGTEHLQPADSKSVKPQHFTMKVGEPLYFDKTGPDHSLPARRQATDRIMDAIAELSGQERSTSYNQSKSVD is encoded by the coding sequence ATGGCAATGTTTGATGCGATCCGCTGGACCACCCGGGGCCTGGTCAGCTCAACCTGCCGGCCGACGGTCATCGGACTGGACAACGTGCCCAAAGAAGGTCCGTTTATTGTGGCCCCCAACCACCTGTCCTTCCTGGACAGCGTGATCGTCCAGGCGCTGATGCCCCGGCCCGTGGCGTTCTTCGCGAAAGCGGAGTACTTCACCACGGGCGGGGTCAAAGGGAAGGTGATGAAATCCTTTTTCGAAGCCGTGGGATCCATTCCGGTGGAACGCGGTGAGCAGGCCGCCAGCGTGCAGGCGCTTAAGACGCTCTTGGACATTCTGAACTCCGGCAAGGGCGTCGGCATCTATCCGGAGGGCACCCGGTCCCGCGACGGCATCCTCTACCGCGGCCGGACCGGAGTGGGCTGGCTTGCTCTGACCACCGGCGCCCCCGTGATCCCGGTCGGGTTGATCGGCACCGAGCACCTGCAACCTGCGGACAGCAAATCCGTCAAGCCCCAGCACTTCACCATGAAGGTCGGGGAACCCTTGTACTTCGACAAAACGGGGCCGGACCACTCCCTGCCCGCGCGCCGTCAGGCGACCGACCGGATCATGGACGCGATCGCCGAACTCAGCGGCCAGGAACGCTCCACCAGCTACAACCAGAGCAAATCCGTCGACTAG
- the uvrC gene encoding excinuclease ABC subunit UvrC has translation MADPASYRPQTGEIPTNPGVYRFRDPHGRVIYVGKAKNLRSRLNSYFANPAGLLAKTYAMVHTASSVEWTVVGSELESLQLEYTWIKEFKPRFNVMFRDDKSYPYLAVTMGEKYPRVQVLRGDRRKGTRYFGPYTAGAIRDTMDTLLRVFPVRSCSAGVLKRAEASGRPCLLGYIDKCAAPCVGRISAADHRALAEDFCTFMGGEAKPFVTRLEKDMAAAVAELDYERAARIRDDIVALKKVFERNAVVLAEGTDADVFALHEDELEAAVQVFHVRGGRIRGQRGWVVEKVEDSTTPELVEHLLQQVYGEEAGLQGRLPREVLVPEEPSNAGELAQWLSGLRGARVEVRVPQRGDKAALLSTVRDNAEHALRLHKSRRAGDLTMRSQALQELQEALEIPVALMRIECFDISHVQGTNVVGSMVVVEDGLPRKSDYRKFSVTGAAATDDTAAMHDVLTRRFRNYLQEKEVQADAAGQPGHRAMLNAVADAAVAGPSATVADTTTPAPRTKFAYPPNLVVVDGGKPQVNAAARALAELGIADVYVVGLAKRLEEVWLPDSDFPVILPRASAGLYLLQRIRDEAHRFAISFHRQKRGKAMTVSALDGVPGLGDSKRQALLAQFGSVKSIKAATAEELTGAKGIGPSLADAIVRHFADGGDASTVPAINMTTGEILET, from the coding sequence GTGGCAGATCCAGCAAGTTACCGACCCCAGACGGGTGAAATACCAACCAATCCGGGTGTCTATCGCTTCCGCGACCCGCACGGCAGGGTCATCTACGTCGGCAAAGCCAAAAACCTCAGGTCCCGGCTGAACTCCTACTTCGCGAATCCAGCCGGGCTGCTCGCCAAAACCTACGCCATGGTCCACACCGCCAGCAGCGTCGAGTGGACCGTCGTCGGCAGCGAACTGGAATCGCTGCAACTGGAATACACGTGGATCAAGGAATTCAAACCCCGGTTCAACGTGATGTTCCGGGACGACAAGAGTTACCCCTACCTCGCCGTCACGATGGGGGAAAAGTACCCCCGCGTCCAGGTCCTCCGCGGTGACCGGCGCAAAGGCACCCGCTACTTCGGCCCCTACACCGCCGGGGCTATCCGGGACACCATGGACACCCTCCTGCGCGTTTTCCCGGTCCGCAGCTGCAGCGCCGGGGTCCTGAAACGCGCTGAGGCCAGCGGCCGTCCCTGCCTGCTTGGCTACATCGACAAGTGCGCCGCGCCGTGCGTCGGCCGTATTTCCGCTGCGGACCACCGCGCCCTCGCCGAGGACTTCTGCACCTTCATGGGCGGCGAAGCAAAGCCCTTCGTCACCCGGCTGGAGAAAGACATGGCCGCCGCCGTCGCCGAATTGGACTACGAGCGGGCGGCACGCATCCGCGATGACATCGTGGCGCTTAAAAAGGTGTTCGAACGCAACGCCGTCGTCCTGGCGGAGGGCACCGACGCCGACGTCTTCGCCTTGCACGAGGATGAACTCGAAGCCGCCGTGCAGGTCTTCCACGTCCGCGGCGGCCGCATCCGCGGGCAGCGCGGCTGGGTGGTCGAAAAAGTGGAGGACTCCACCACGCCCGAGCTCGTGGAACACCTGCTGCAGCAGGTCTACGGCGAAGAAGCCGGCCTACAGGGCAGGCTGCCCCGCGAAGTCCTCGTCCCGGAGGAGCCCAGCAACGCCGGCGAACTCGCGCAATGGCTCAGCGGCCTGCGCGGGGCCAGGGTGGAGGTCCGTGTACCCCAGCGCGGCGACAAGGCCGCGTTGCTGTCCACCGTCCGGGACAACGCCGAGCACGCCCTGCGGCTCCACAAGTCCCGGCGGGCAGGGGACCTGACCATGCGGTCCCAGGCCTTGCAGGAACTGCAGGAAGCCCTCGAGATTCCGGTCGCGCTGATGCGGATCGAATGCTTCGACATCTCCCACGTCCAGGGCACCAACGTGGTCGGTTCCATGGTGGTCGTTGAGGACGGGCTGCCACGGAAGTCCGACTACCGGAAGTTCTCCGTCACCGGCGCCGCCGCAACGGACGACACCGCAGCCATGCACGACGTGCTGACCCGGCGTTTCCGGAACTACCTTCAGGAGAAGGAGGTCCAGGCCGACGCCGCCGGGCAGCCGGGCCATCGGGCCATGCTCAACGCCGTGGCCGACGCTGCCGTCGCCGGACCGTCCGCCACGGTGGCGGACACCACCACCCCGGCGCCGCGGACCAAGTTCGCCTACCCGCCCAACCTCGTCGTGGTCGATGGCGGCAAGCCGCAGGTCAACGCGGCAGCGCGGGCCCTGGCGGAACTGGGCATCGCCGACGTCTACGTCGTCGGCCTCGCCAAACGGCTCGAGGAGGTCTGGCTGCCGGACAGTGACTTCCCGGTGATCCTGCCCCGGGCCTCCGCCGGGCTGTACCTGCTGCAGCGTATCCGCGACGAGGCCCACCGCTTCGCCATCTCCTTCCACCGGCAAAAGCGCGGCAAGGCGATGACAGTCTCCGCGCTCGACGGCGTGCCCGGCCTCGGCGATTCCAAGCGCCAGGCGCTGCTCGCCCAGTTCGGTTCGGTCAAAAGCATTAAGGCGGCCACGGCCGAGGAACTGACCGGTGCCAAGGGGATTGGCCCGTCCCTGGCCGACGCCATCGTCCGGCACTTCGCCGACGGCGGCGACGCTTCCACGGTGCCTGCCATCAACATGACCACCGGCGAAATCCTGGAGACTTAG
- the rapZ gene encoding RNase adapter RapZ — protein sequence MAESTAGSGTESDGMTPVKPVEAELLVVTGMSGAGRSTAADALEDHGWYVVENLPPQMLGTLAEIVSHAPGSISKLAVVMDVRSKELFVDIRTALRNLEASGVAFRVLFLDANDDVLVRRFEQGRRPHPLQGGGRILDGIAAERELLHELRTSADIVLDTSTLNVHGLATAITELFSETGPVALRLNVMSFGFKYGLPVDANFVADARFIPNPHWVPALRPHTGLDDDVSSYVLQAQGVSDFVERYVLALEPVLDGYRRENKHYATIAVGCTGGKHRSVAVAVELSRRLAQYPRVTVTTTHRDLGRE from the coding sequence ATGGCAGAGTCGACGGCAGGATCCGGTACGGAGTCGGACGGCATGACGCCGGTCAAACCCGTTGAGGCCGAACTGCTCGTAGTGACGGGCATGTCGGGAGCCGGCCGGAGCACAGCTGCGGACGCCCTCGAGGACCACGGCTGGTACGTCGTGGAGAACCTTCCCCCGCAGATGCTCGGCACGCTGGCGGAAATCGTGTCCCACGCACCGGGGTCCATCTCGAAGCTCGCCGTCGTGATGGATGTCCGCAGCAAGGAACTGTTCGTGGACATCCGCACCGCGCTGCGCAACCTGGAAGCCAGCGGCGTCGCATTCCGGGTGCTGTTCCTGGATGCCAACGACGACGTCCTGGTGCGCCGCTTCGAACAGGGCAGGCGCCCCCACCCCCTGCAGGGCGGCGGCAGGATCCTGGACGGCATCGCCGCCGAACGCGAGCTGCTCCACGAACTGCGCACCTCCGCCGACATCGTTCTGGATACCTCCACACTGAACGTCCACGGCCTCGCCACGGCGATTACCGAACTTTTCAGCGAAACGGGTCCCGTGGCCCTCCGCCTGAACGTCATGAGTTTCGGCTTCAAGTACGGGCTGCCGGTGGACGCCAACTTCGTTGCCGACGCCCGCTTCATCCCCAACCCGCACTGGGTGCCGGCGCTCCGCCCGCACACCGGGCTCGACGACGACGTCAGTAGCTACGTGCTCCAGGCGCAGGGCGTCAGTGACTTCGTGGAACGCTACGTGCTGGCACTCGAGCCCGTCCTGGACGGCTACCGGCGGGAGAATAAGCACTACGCGACCATCGCCGTCGGGTGCACCGGCGGCAAGCACCGCTCCGTGGCTGTTGCGGTGGAACTCTCGCGGCGGCTCGCGCAGTACCCGCGTGTCACGGTGACCACCACCCACCGGGATCTGGGCCGCGAATAA
- the yvcK gene encoding uridine diphosphate-N-acetylglucosamine-binding protein YvcK: MALLTGPLPLVPPASAALSSQQDKGPSVVALGGGHGLSASLSALRLLTSELTAVVTVADDGGSSGRLREEYGVLPPGDLRMALSALCDDTDWGRTWRDVMQHRFAPGKGRGGSLDEHAMGNLLIVTLWELLGDTVAGLKWAGALLGARGDVLPMSSIPLTIEGQVRVPAPDGTAVLQTLTGQAKCAVAGTLERVRLLPENAPACIEALTAIELADWVILGPGSLYTSVLPHLLLPEMREALCSTAARRCLTMNLAMDTKETSGMSAGDHLRVLREYAPDFTVDVVLADPASVADVADFEQAAGMLGAEVVLGKVGASSRRPVHDPLRLATAYHDIFGNR, translated from the coding sequence ATGGCGCTCCTCACCGGTCCGCTTCCTCTCGTCCCACCCGCCAGTGCTGCCTTGTCCAGCCAGCAGGACAAGGGACCCTCCGTCGTCGCGCTCGGCGGCGGCCACGGCCTTTCGGCCTCCCTGTCAGCGCTGCGCCTGCTCACATCGGAGCTGACTGCCGTCGTCACGGTCGCGGACGACGGCGGCTCCTCGGGACGGCTGCGCGAAGAGTACGGGGTGCTGCCCCCCGGTGACCTTCGGATGGCTCTTTCCGCGCTCTGCGACGACACCGACTGGGGCCGCACCTGGCGGGACGTGATGCAGCACCGGTTCGCGCCCGGCAAAGGCCGCGGCGGTTCCCTCGACGAGCACGCCATGGGCAACCTGCTGATCGTGACACTCTGGGAGCTTCTGGGCGACACCGTGGCGGGCCTCAAATGGGCCGGTGCGCTGCTCGGTGCCCGCGGCGACGTCCTGCCGATGTCCAGCATCCCGCTGACCATCGAAGGCCAGGTCCGGGTCCCCGCTCCGGACGGCACCGCGGTGCTGCAGACCCTGACCGGCCAGGCAAAGTGCGCCGTCGCCGGAACCCTCGAACGCGTCCGGCTGCTGCCGGAGAACGCTCCGGCCTGCATTGAGGCGCTCACCGCCATCGAGCTCGCGGACTGGGTGATCCTCGGCCCGGGCTCCTTGTACACCTCCGTCCTGCCGCACCTGCTGCTCCCGGAAATGCGTGAGGCGCTCTGCAGCACGGCCGCCCGCCGGTGCCTCACGATGAACCTGGCCATGGACACGAAGGAGACATCCGGCATGTCCGCGGGGGACCATTTGCGGGTCCTCCGGGAGTACGCGCCGGACTTTACGGTCGACGTTGTGCTGGCCGACCCGGCGTCCGTCGCCGACGTCGCAGACTTCGAACAGGCGGCCGGGATGCTCGGCGCCGAGGTGGTGTTGGGTAAAGTGGGGGCGTCGAGCCGCCGGCCGGTCCACGACCCACTGCGTCTGGCAACGGCGTACCACGACATTTTCGGGAACAGGTAG
- the whiA gene encoding DNA-binding protein WhiA, whose protein sequence is MALTASVKEELSRLDIKKSSVRKAEVSAMLRFAGGLHIISGRIVIEAEVDLASTARRLRAAIAEVYGHQSEIIVVSGGGLRRGSRYVVRVVRDGEALARQTGLLDARGRPVRGLPSVVVNGSAADAEAVWRGAFLAHGSLTEPGRSSAMEVTCPGPESALALVGAARRLGIQAKAREVRGVDRVVIRDGDTIAALLTRMGAHDALMVWEERRMRKEVRATANRLANFDDANLRRSAQAAVAAGARVDRALEILGDDVPDHLKYAGELRVAHKQASLDELGRLADPVMTKDAIAGRIRRLLAMADKRAQDLGIPGTEANVTPEMLDE, encoded by the coding sequence ATGGCACTGACAGCATCAGTCAAGGAAGAACTTTCCCGGCTGGATATTAAGAAATCTTCGGTCCGCAAGGCTGAAGTGTCCGCCATGCTCCGTTTCGCCGGTGGCCTGCACATCATTTCGGGCCGGATCGTGATCGAGGCCGAAGTTGACCTCGCCTCCACCGCGCGGCGGCTGCGCGCCGCCATCGCAGAGGTCTACGGGCACCAGAGCGAAATTATCGTTGTATCCGGCGGCGGACTGCGCCGCGGCAGCCGCTACGTGGTCCGGGTGGTGCGCGACGGCGAAGCCCTCGCCCGCCAGACCGGCCTGCTGGACGCCCGGGGCCGCCCGGTGCGCGGGCTGCCCTCCGTAGTGGTGAACGGTTCCGCCGCCGACGCCGAGGCCGTCTGGCGCGGCGCCTTCCTGGCTCACGGATCCCTCACGGAACCCGGCCGGTCCTCGGCCATGGAGGTCACCTGCCCGGGCCCGGAGTCCGCCCTGGCGCTTGTCGGCGCGGCCCGCCGGCTCGGCATCCAGGCCAAGGCCCGCGAGGTCAGGGGAGTGGACCGTGTGGTCATCCGCGACGGCGACACGATCGCGGCGCTCCTGACCCGGATGGGCGCCCATGACGCGCTCATGGTCTGGGAGGAACGGCGGATGCGCAAAGAGGTCCGTGCCACCGCCAACCGGCTGGCCAACTTCGACGACGCCAACCTCCGCCGATCGGCGCAGGCAGCGGTAGCCGCCGGCGCCCGGGTGGACCGCGCCCTGGAAATTCTCGGTGATGACGTGCCGGACCATCTGAAGTACGCCGGCGAATTGCGGGTGGCCCACAAGCAGGCCAGCCTGGACGAGCTCGGCCGCCTTGCGGACCCGGTCATGACCAAGGACGCCATTGCGGGCCGGATCCGCCGGTTGCTGGCCATGGCGGACAAACGCGCCCAGGACCTCGGCATTCCCGGCACGGAAGCCAACGTGACGCCGGAAATGTTGGACGAGTAG
- a CDS encoding superoxide dismutase, with the protein MTEYVLPELDYDYAALEPHISARIMELHHSKHHAAYVAGANNALSQLAEARDKGDFANINRLSKDLAFHTGGHVNHYVFWKNLSPDGGDKPEGELAAAIDDAFGSFDAFRAQFTAAAMGLQGSGWGFLAYEPIGGNLVIEQLYDQQGNVALGTTPLLMLDMWEHAFYLDYVNVKADYVKAFWNIVNWADVAKRFNAARTSATGLITL; encoded by the coding sequence GTGACCGAGTACGTACTGCCCGAACTGGACTACGACTACGCCGCGCTGGAGCCCCACATCTCCGCGAGAATCATGGAACTGCACCACAGCAAGCACCATGCCGCTTACGTGGCCGGGGCCAACAACGCTCTCAGCCAGCTGGCCGAGGCCCGCGACAAGGGTGACTTCGCCAACATTAACCGCCTTTCCAAGGACCTCGCGTTCCACACCGGCGGCCACGTGAACCACTACGTGTTCTGGAAGAACCTTTCCCCGGACGGCGGCGACAAGCCTGAGGGTGAGCTTGCGGCTGCGATCGACGACGCGTTTGGTTCCTTCGATGCTTTCCGGGCCCAGTTCACGGCCGCGGCCATGGGCCTGCAGGGCTCCGGCTGGGGCTTCCTCGCCTACGAGCCGATCGGCGGCAACCTGGTGATCGAGCAGCTGTATGACCAGCAGGGCAACGTCGCACTGGGCACCACCCCGCTGCTGATGCTGGACATGTGGGAGCACGCTTTCTACCTGGATTACGTGAACGTCAAGGCGGATTACGTGAAAGCGTTCTGGAACATCGTGAACTGGGCCGACGTCGCCAAGCGCTTCAACGCCGCGCGCACCAGCGCCACAGGGCTGATCACCCTCTAG
- the gap gene encoding type I glyceraldehyde-3-phosphate dehydrogenase, translating into MTTRIGINGFGRIGRNYFRAALAQGADLEIVAVNDLTSPEALAHLFKYDSVGGRLAESIEVKDGNIVVDGKTVKVLAERDPANLPWGELGVDVVIESTGFFTKAADAQKHIDAGAKKVLISAPASDEDITIVMGVNEGLYDPAAHHIISNASCTTNCLGPLAKVINDSFGIERGLMTTIHAYTADQNLQDGPHKDLRRARAAAINMVPTSTGAAKAIGLVLPALKGKLDGYAIRVPVPTGSATDLTVVVSRETTVEEVNAALKAASETPELKGLLTYTDEPIVSSDIVGDPASSIFDSGLTKVIGNQVKVVSWYDNEWGYSNRLVDLTELVAAKLG; encoded by the coding sequence GTGACCACCCGTATTGGTATTAACGGCTTCGGCCGTATTGGCCGCAACTACTTCCGCGCCGCACTCGCCCAGGGGGCGGATCTCGAGATCGTTGCAGTCAACGATCTCACCAGCCCGGAAGCACTCGCCCACCTCTTCAAGTACGACTCCGTCGGCGGGCGCCTGGCCGAATCCATCGAGGTCAAGGACGGCAACATCGTCGTCGACGGCAAGACCGTAAAGGTCCTGGCCGAACGGGACCCCGCCAACCTTCCCTGGGGTGAGCTCGGCGTCGACGTCGTAATCGAATCCACCGGCTTCTTCACCAAGGCCGCCGATGCGCAGAAGCACATCGACGCCGGTGCCAAGAAGGTCCTGATCTCCGCCCCCGCGTCGGACGAGGACATCACCATCGTGATGGGCGTCAACGAGGGTCTCTACGATCCGGCGGCGCACCACATCATCTCCAACGCCTCATGCACCACCAACTGCCTCGGCCCGCTGGCCAAGGTCATCAACGACTCCTTCGGCATCGAGCGCGGCCTGATGACGACGATCCACGCCTACACCGCGGACCAGAACCTGCAGGACGGTCCGCACAAGGACCTCCGGCGCGCCCGGGCCGCTGCCATCAACATGGTCCCCACCTCCACGGGTGCAGCCAAGGCGATTGGCCTGGTCCTGCCGGCGCTCAAGGGCAAGCTCGATGGCTACGCCATCCGCGTACCCGTGCCCACCGGCTCCGCCACGGACCTGACGGTCGTCGTCTCCCGCGAAACCACCGTCGAGGAAGTCAACGCCGCCCTCAAGGCCGCGTCCGAAACCCCTGAACTCAAGGGCCTGCTGACCTACACGGACGAGCCGATTGTCTCCTCGGACATCGTCGGGGACCCGGCATCCTCCATCTTCGACTCCGGCCTGACCAAGGTGATCGGCAACCAGGTCAAGGTCGTTTCCTGGTACGACAACGAGTGGGGCTACTCCAACCGCCTGGTGGATCTCACGGAGCTCGTCGCAGCCAAGCTGGGCTAG